The Fulvivirga maritima genome segment CTTTCAGTACCTGAACTGACTCTACATCATTTGGGTTAAAATCTCTGGGAGAAGTTCCTATTGGCACTCCATCTATCACGTATAATGGCTGAGCATTTCCAAAGGTACTATAACCTCTTATGCGTACGTTAGGGGCAGCTCCGGGCTGGCCGTCACTATTTACCTGCACCCCTGCAACACGCCCTTGCATTAATTGAGATACATCACTTGTAGCAAACTTTTTCATTTCAACAGCATCAACTATACCCACAGAGCCTGTGATATCAGATTTTTGTTGGGTACCATATCCCACTACTACTACTTCATCCAATGAAGTAAAGTCTGATTGAAGTTGAACGTCCACTTGAGACCTATTAGCTACTTCCACTTCTTGACTAGCAAAGCCTACGAATGAAAAAACTAGTACATCGGAACTGTTTGCCTCAAGACTATAAGACCCATCAATACCTGTAACCGTACCTTTAGCAGTACCTTTTACTAAAATATTTACGCCCGGAAGAGGTTCTTGATCGTCGGCGGATACGACAGTACCTGAAACTGTAAGAGTTCCCTGTGCATTAACTGTAGAGATGCTTAATAACAGAATAAATCCTATCCAGAGCATCGGCCTCCGACAGAAAGGATAAGAAAAAAAACTTAGTAGTAGATGTTTCATTATTTGAGAGTGTTAATATAATTAAGTGTATTTATTACATTTATAAAATAATTAAACATTTTCCATAAATACAAACTAAAACTTAAAAATATTTAATTTGGAATCGTTTGTTATACCTAAAATACATGAATACAAACGTTTGAGGTTCAATTATTAACAATCAAGACCATTTGATTTTTTAGAGTATAAAATATGGCTAAACCGATTAATTTTTACTACCTTATCTTAAGATTAAATCTTCAATTTAACTGGCATTTAACTGGCAGATTCAATTTTTTTGCATCCTGATGATAAATCAATATAAAGACGAAGACAAAGTTCTATTAGCAGTTGACTGTATAATCTTTGGCTTTGACAATGAAGAACTGAAACTTCTTTTAATCAAGAGAGACTTCGAGCCTGAAAAAGGAAAATGGAGTTTGATGGGAGGTTTTTTAAAGAAAAGTGAAGTGCTGGACGAAGCCGCCAGCAGGGTACTTCAACACCTCACCGGTTTGAATGATGTATATATGGAGCAATTATATAGCTTCAGTAAAATAGATCGTGACCCCGTAGAGCGTACTGTTTCAGTAGCCTACTTCGCCCTTATTAATATTGCTAATCATAACAGAGAGCTTACCGAAAGTCACTCAGCAAAGTGGTTCAGTCTGGAAGAAATGCCAGAGCTTATATTTGACCATAATGCTATGGTTAGGCATGCCATAAGCAGACTCCGTTACAGAACTGCCACACAACCTATTGGTTTTGAGCTATTGCCAGAGAAGTTTACTATGCGCCAACTGCAAAAGCTCTATGAGGCTATATTTGATCAGGAACTGGATAAAAGGAACTTCACTAAAAAAATTAACGCTATGGACCTTTTAGTGAGGCTCGATGAAAAAGACATGACCTCCTCTAAAAAAGGGTCTTTCCTTTTTAAATTTGATGAAGAGAAGTACAAAGAAAAAGTAATGGATGGCTTTTCTTTTAAAGTATAAGCAGAACTTATTCCTGAAAGCTTTTTCAAAAACCTCTCTGCCTTTTACTACACCATAATTAACAATTAGCCGCATTCAGGTAATTATCTAAGGCTGAAAGAATTTTCTATTCTCCAGAATATTTGTATAATTGTAAATGTGCAATCGATTGCACATAAACTCAAGAATTATGGCGCACAAAACACTCAAAATACACCCTAAAGACAATGTAATAGTAGCTTTAGATGATCTACCTGCTGGAGAAAAAGTACTTTTTGACGGTAAGGAAATAACACTTGTTCATGCGGTACCTGCTAAGCATAAGTTTGCTGAATCTGACCTTCAGCCGGGAGACAAAATATTAATGTACGGCAACTTAGTAGGAAAAGCTGTTGAAAATATTCCTGCCGGCGAAGTATTAACCACCTCAAATGTAAAACATGAAGCATCCTCTTTCACCAAGCGTACAGAAGGTTTTCAGTGGACCGCTCCAGACATCAGCAAATGGAAAGATAAATCATTCATGGGGTTTCACCGAGCCGATGGACAGGTAGGAACGGCTAACTATTGGTTAGTAATTCCTTTGGTGTTTTGTGAAAACAGAAACGTAAATACCATTAAGCAAGCCTTCATGGATGAGCTGGGCTTTGGGCATCAGGACGTATATAAATCATATGTGCAGCAAATGGTCACGCTCTACCAATCTGGTAAAACCGGAGAAATAGAAACACTACCTTTTCAAGAAACTGAACTGAGTCAGCAAAGTAAGCTATTTGATAATATTGATGGAATACGGTTTCTTACTCATGAAGGAGGCTGTGGAGGCATAAGACAAGATTCTGAAATGCTTTGTGGCTTATTAGCCGGCTATATCAATAATCCCAATGTAGCTGGGGCCACCTTACTCAGCCTTGGCTGCCAAAATGCCCAAATAAGCATATTAGAAGAAAAACTAAGCAAGCTTAACGATACCCCTAACAAGCCAGTAATCATTCTTGAACAACAGCAAGAAGGTACTGAACAAGAAATGCTAGCCAAGGCCATAAGAAAAACCTTTTTGGCACTAATAGAAGCTGATAAACTTAAAAGAGAACCAGCTCCTTTAAGCAAGCTAGTAATAGGGCTGGAATGTGGCGGCTCTGATGGTTTTTCAGGTATCTCCGCAAACCCTACTGTAGGCCAAGTATCTGACTTTATTGTATCTCTGGGAGGCAAATCCATCCTGTCAGAATTCCCTGAATTATGCGGTGTAGAGCAGGAACTAATCAATAGATGCGTAGATGATAAGACAGCGGACAAATTCTCTGAACTTATGCGCGCTTATGCACATGCTGCCGAAGCGGTTGGCTCTGGATTTGATATGAACCCCAGCCCAGGCAACATTAAAGATGGTCTTATTACCGATGCTATTAAATCAGCCGGAGCGGCTAAAAAAGGAGGCACCTCTCCTGTAGTGGATGTGCTTGACTATACTGAATATGCCTCCAAACCAGGGCTTAACCTGCTTTGTACACCTGGAAATGATGTAGAAAGCACAACAGCTATGGCTGGTTCTGGTGCCAATATCATTCTCTTTACCACAGGACTGGGCACACCTACTGGCAATCCTGTTACACCTGTAATTAAAGTATCTTCTAACTCTAAGTTAGCCGAGAAAATGCCTGACATTATAGATGTAGATACAGGGCCTGTTATAGCAGGAGAAAAAACTATAGAAGAAATGGGTACTATTCTTTTAGATCATATAATAGAAGTAGCCAGCGGCAATGTTAAAACCAAGGCAATGAAACTAGATCAAGCTGATTTTATACCTTGGAAGCGAGGGGTATCGCTTTAATTATTTCGATCCATATTGAAAAGCCACTTTGTAAAAGGAGTGGCTTTTATCGTTGATAAAAGCTCTCCATATCTTAGAGCAAGTCATGCTGAAACCAAAATAAGAACTCTCCTACTCAGCTATATCTTCATTCCAGAGCTTAGGATTTTCTTTAATAAAGGTACTCATCATAGAAATGGTTTCTGCATCATTAAGCAACTCCACTTCCACGCCATGAGATTGTAAAAAAGGAATATTTCCTTCAAAATTAACATTCTCACCAATCACCACTTTTTTGATTTTAAATTGCAGTATAGTGCCAGTACACATCATGCAAGGGCTGAGTGTGGTATACATAGTAGCTCCTTCATAGCTTTGCTGCCTTCCTGCATTTTGCATGCAATCCATTTCTCCGTGTAGTATGGGGTTGTCTTGCTGAACGCGTTGATTATGCCCTTTCCCTATTATCTCGCCCTCTTTAACCAAAACCGCTCCTATGGGAATACCGCCTTCTGATAAGCTCTTTTTAGCTTGTACTAATGCTTCTTTATAATAATTCATTTACTCATTTTTGTCGCATAAAAAAGGAGCACTTTGTAAATGCTCCTCTATTTTATTTCTTATTAGAATAATCTGTAGCCAACTCCTATTTGCCATAAAGAGTTTCTGACAGGTTCATTGTTTATACCTATTTCATAAATTTCAGACCATCCCCAATAATACCTTAAATCAAAAATTAGGTTCTGCACTTCATATCCAAGACCAATATTTAATCCTAAGTCAGTTCCTTCTCGATTATCTTTAACGTCTCTCTTCTCTTCATAACCATCTCTCTTTTCCTTTTGGTGAGCTGCTATCAAAAACCCAAGTTGAGGACCTAGCTCAGCATGTAATCCACCCACAAGTTGATATTTAAATATTAGAGGAATATTGATATAAGTAAAATTCTCTTTATAAGTAGTTCCTCCTGATTTCGTTCTTGACCCTTGAAATGACAATAGCAATTCTGGTTGAAACGACAATTTATCAATCAAACCAAACTCGATAAAGCCACCTGCTGCGGGCGCAATTTTAGTATCGGTATCAAAATTATTCTCTGGAGAAACCGTGGTAGCAAAATTCAAAGCACCTTTTACTCCCCCAGAAACCTGAGCCTTAACTGCTGAAAAAAAAGCCGCAGCAACAAACAACGTAAGTACAATCTTCTTCATTTAATCTCTATTACATTTTATGAATTATGCCGTAATGATATACAAATATTACCGATTAAGAAACTGAAATCAGTAACTATTCCAACATGGGTTGAAATAGTTGTAAAGTTAATTTAATCAAAACTACTTCACTTATAAGAGGTTAGCAGAATTACAATTTAAAACTAAATACCTTTTACTTTTTAATAACCCGTTCATAAGTATTTCCTAACTGAAATAAATAAACACCACATTCTAAGTGGCTTACATCCAAGGTGTTTACACCGTTATTAAGTACGTATTCTCCTAATTTTTGCCCTCTTAGGTCATAAATAATAATGGTATTCCCTATAGGCTCTATTCCTTCTTCTAAAGTAATATAAAGCTGATTCTCTACAGGATTCGGATATATCTGTAGCACACTTGTTAGTGGGGAATCTACAGCTGTAATATGCTCATATTTGGCAGTAACTATTAAGTCTTCATTTAAATTAGTGAAATCAGACACCTGATCACCCTCTTGAGTAAACCAACCCACAAATATATAGCCTTGAACAATCGGTGGTTCCGGTACATTAACAGCATCTCCTATAGCTATAATTTGATTACTAATGACAGTTTTATCAGCACCTAAAAATGTGATCTCAAAATGGGTCTTTGGTCTCATCGCTACGCGGATAACACTTTCATTCTCTAATTGCAGGTGTACTGTGGTATCCATATAACCATCTGCCTGTACAGAGAATATATTGTCAAAACCATTATCTACTGTTAACACACCAAAGGTGGCGGAATTTTCTACCTCAAAATCTCCCCAAAAAAACTGGACATTA includes the following:
- a CDS encoding NUDIX hydrolase, which produces MINQYKDEDKVLLAVDCIIFGFDNEELKLLLIKRDFEPEKGKWSLMGGFLKKSEVLDEAASRVLQHLTGLNDVYMEQLYSFSKIDRDPVERTVSVAYFALINIANHNRELTESHSAKWFSLEEMPELIFDHNAMVRHAISRLRYRTATQPIGFELLPEKFTMRQLQKLYEAIFDQELDKRNFTKKINAMDLLVRLDEKDMTSSKKGSFLFKFDEEKYKEKVMDGFSFKV
- a CDS encoding UxaA family hydrolase; translation: MAHKTLKIHPKDNVIVALDDLPAGEKVLFDGKEITLVHAVPAKHKFAESDLQPGDKILMYGNLVGKAVENIPAGEVLTTSNVKHEASSFTKRTEGFQWTAPDISKWKDKSFMGFHRADGQVGTANYWLVIPLVFCENRNVNTIKQAFMDELGFGHQDVYKSYVQQMVTLYQSGKTGEIETLPFQETELSQQSKLFDNIDGIRFLTHEGGCGGIRQDSEMLCGLLAGYINNPNVAGATLLSLGCQNAQISILEEKLSKLNDTPNKPVIILEQQQEGTEQEMLAKAIRKTFLALIEADKLKREPAPLSKLVIGLECGGSDGFSGISANPTVGQVSDFIVSLGGKSILSEFPELCGVEQELINRCVDDKTADKFSELMRAYAHAAEAVGSGFDMNPSPGNIKDGLITDAIKSAGAAKKGGTSPVVDVLDYTEYASKPGLNLLCTPGNDVESTTAMAGSGANIILFTTGLGTPTGNPVTPVIKVSSNSKLAEKMPDIIDVDTGPVIAGEKTIEEMGTILLDHIIEVASGNVKTKAMKLDQADFIPWKRGVSL
- a CDS encoding nucleoside deaminase, which produces MNYYKEALVQAKKSLSEGGIPIGAVLVKEGEIIGKGHNQRVQQDNPILHGEMDCMQNAGRQQSYEGATMYTTLSPCMMCTGTILQFKIKKVVIGENVNFEGNIPFLQSHGVEVELLNDAETISMMSTFIKENPKLWNEDIAE
- a CDS encoding porin family protein; the encoded protein is MKKIVLTLFVAAAFFSAVKAQVSGGVKGALNFATTVSPENNFDTDTKIAPAAGGFIEFGLIDKLSFQPELLLSFQGSRTKSGGTTYKENFTYINIPLIFKYQLVGGLHAELGPQLGFLIAAHQKEKRDGYEEKRDVKDNREGTDLGLNIGLGYEVQNLIFDLRYYWGWSEIYEIGINNEPVRNSLWQIGVGYRLF